TTGGTCTTTCGTTGTGCCAAGACGTACAGGTATAAAACCATTTTTCAGCCAGAAGGCGACGACATCAGAGGTAGCGGCAAAGCTGGTGCTAAGGAAGTCGCATGGTACGGTTTCTTTTATTAAATGGTTCTTTGCAGTGTTTTCTATATGACTGAGTAATCGACTCGCTAGGCCTTTGCTCTGTTCGCTTTGTTGAGTTGCGATACGGCTGATACGCCAGTAACGGTAGTGTCCGGCGTCTTCTATTCCTTCATGCGCTAATAAAGATTGCGGCACCAAATGACCACGAGGCCGACGAGTTCCTTGCAGAACGGCTAAGCTAAGCTCGTTTGGCAATAGGCCTTCTTCGGTAATAATCGCCACACTATTTACTGCCGAGCCTTGTAAGGAAAGATAAGCCGAAACAGAAGGGTCATCTAGTATCCAGCGTAAGTTATCAGGTGATGTTTGATAGTGAGCGCTTACCAATAATTGGAAGGTACGAGCTAATAAATCTGGCTGAGTTAGCCACGCTTCACCCACGACGGCTTTGTAAACCTGAGCAAATGAGGCCGATTCAGCTTGAATAAAGGGTATTTCTTCACCTTGATTTGGTGCTAAAAAGAAGCAATCGTTGATCCAAATTTCCAGTGGGTCATTTTCCCCCCACCGTATAGGTCTGTTCAATATGAGCGACTGAAGAGGCAACATATTAGCTGTGGATTGCGCTTCTAAATAACGGCAAAAGCGAATACCAAAACCTTTTCCTGCTCCTTCGTAGCCATAATCTGTGGTACTAAAAAGACAATGCTCTGCTTTTTGATTGAGTGCCATCAGCAAAGGCACAGGAATCATCGACGCTTCATCCACAAATAGCATGTCCCATTTTGCTTCATTAGTGAGCAAGGCGTCGGGAGCGTAGAAAGGTAGCGGGGCGTCTAGATTGGCTTCTTTTAACAGGTACTCGAATCGAGCTTTTAAGGTTTGAATCGCGGCTTGATTGGGCGCCGTTAAGGCGACTTTCTTATTTGCTTGCAGCATTTTAGCCAGACTGTCGCCCAATAAGGTGGACTTTCCCCGTCCGCGAGGGGCGATAAGCACATAAGACTTGGCGGCTTCATTAAACAAACAAGACTGCGCTTTGGCCTGTTCGTTGGTTAATGGCGCATTTTCTTCTATTGAAGCCAATGC
This genomic stretch from Marinomonas primoryensis harbors:
- a CDS encoding tRNA(Met) cytidine acetyltransferase TmcA, with the protein product MHSSDNHRHCFLLTGSINEVLSDFLHLCERLSTPLICAYDVTEYNQLNTSVLDDSSIETPSFRTCSFKQVRQELGSTHDAILVDLTHGVSASALAILAGTVRGNGVFAIALPDGNWLKMVDHDLPRYLPWPYESKQINSSFKRFLLSHLYNDSSPFKTIQSHQVQSNQVQPNPLQALPALASIEENAPLTNEQAKAQSCLFNEAAKSYVLIAPRGRGKSTLLGDSLAKMLQANKKVALTAPNQAAIQTLKARFEYLLKEANLDAPLPFYAPDALLTNEAKWDMLFVDEASMIPVPLLMALNQKAEHCLFSTTDYGYEGAGKGFGIRFCRYLEAQSTANMLPLQSLILNRPIRWGENDPLEIWINDCFFLAPNQGEEIPFIQAESASFAQVYKAVVGEAWLTQPDLLARTFQLLVSAHYQTSPDNLRWILDDPSVSAYLSLQGSAVNSVAIITEEGLLPNELSLAVLQGTRRPRGHLVPQSLLAHEGIEDAGHYRYWRISRIATQQSEQSKGLASRLLSHIENTAKNHLIKETVPCDFLSTSFAATSDVVAFWLKNGFIPVRLGTTKDQASGCYSLMMVKPLNENAQEKASVWHQAYLANLAINLPRDYPDIDANLANKLSKGALNTEPSATILSEKDQKDLALFVNHHRPYLTIRAQLTRLVKHAITHKQLTTTHKDYSLLNTVITQSAGEIDFTAFGLKTKKQVEKHLKLLVEELLRSRA